One genomic segment of Acropora muricata isolate sample 2 unplaced genomic scaffold, ASM3666990v1 scaffold_754, whole genome shotgun sequence includes these proteins:
- the LOC136907867 gene encoding uncharacterized protein, translating to MRRKYWIVRGHNVSRIVERKYTFCREFEANAETQLMVDLPSYRLQPYTPPFHHTACDYFGHIKVRLGRNKTAKHCGVIFTCLNPRAVYCELATDASTMDFLQVLRRFFPYRGYPKLMILDNGSQMVGARRELHAMIRGWDGNQLKEYCADRGMKW from the coding sequence ATGAGGCGGAAGTATTGGATTGTCAGAGGTCACAATGTGTCCAGGATTGTCGAGCGAAAATACACCTTCTGTCGAGAATTTGAAGCAAACGCTGAGACTCAGTTGATGGTTGATCTCCCTTCATACAGATTGCAGCCCTACACACCACCCTTCCATCACACCGCGTGTGACTATTTTGGGCACATCAAAGTAAGACTTGGTAGGAACAAGACAGCCAAACACTGTGGAGTGATTTTCACTTGCCTGAACCCACGTGCAGTCTATTGTGAACTAGCCACAGATGCCAGTACCATGGATTTTCTCCAAGTCCTTCGAAGATTTTTCCCCTACCGTGGTTATCCAAAATTAATGATCTTGGACAACGGCTCTCAAATGGTTGGAGCTAGGCGTGAACTTCATGCTATGATCAGGGGTTGGGACGGCAACCAGCTGAAGGAGTATTGTGCTGACAGAGGGATGAAATGGTAG
- the LOC136907868 gene encoding uncharacterized protein, translating to MLPIVSGLIKGSDTETVEASVFCDSGVQVSIIRTALAECLCLESKLIKIVITKVEGVEEDLDTKLYTFPVCGNNGRLKQTIRAVGIPQISDETSNPNVKYISSVLGILVNKLHRRAGPVDLLIGVNYPRFHIGETKKTEGFDARKSSLGYDSRDVLPQMKQVLHVRLATPTDITAFWKTGAIGVSFPSYTCEAGKMSKEEQAELRLNEESCKLQGKGWLMKYQRNKDPACLHSNYTQVLKKLESTERLMMKKPEYAKLYGDQVKEMEEMRFSKRSNLLNRDIFGLLIRFRENPVGLCGDITKMYHMIAIPPLDQHVHRFIWRDYETEREPDVYVKTVLTFRDRPAPTMAITAMRKTAEMSKESNPKAAETIAKNAYVDDICDSVQNVGEGKA from the exons ATGCTTCCTATAGTTTCTGGTTTAATCAAAGGAAGCGACACCGAGACCGTGGAAGCCAGCGTCTTCTGCGATAGTGGGGTGCAAGTTAGCATAATAAGAACAGCTCTTGCCGAATGCCTATGCCTTGAAAGTAAACTAATCAAGATTGTCATTACTAAAGTGGAAGGCGTAGAAGAAGACCTAGACACGAAGCTTTATACATTTCCTGTGTGTGGGAACAACGGAAGGTTAAAGCAGACAATTCGAGCGGTAGGAATCCCCCAAATATCAGACGAAACCTCGAATCCAAATGTCAAGTACATTTCAAGTGTTCTTGGTATACTTGTCAATAAGCTCCATCGTAGGGCAGGTCCAGTCGATCTTTTGATCGGAGTCAATTATCCTCGATTCCATATTGGAGAAACCAAGAAAACAGAAGGTTTCGATGCACGCAAAAGCTCTCTAGGATACGACTCACGTGATGTCCTTCCGCAAATGAAACAAGTCCTCCATGTTCGTCTGGCCACGCCTACAGATATCACCGCGTTTTGGAAGACAGGAGCCATAGGAGTGTCTTTTCCGTCATACACCTGTGAAGCGGGGAAGATGTCAAAAGAAGAGCAGGCAGAGCTAAGGCTAAATGAAGAAAGCTGTAAACTGCAAGGAAAGGGTTGGCTTATGAAGTATCAACGGAACAAAGATCCCGCGTGTTTACACAGCAACTATACGCAAGTTTTGAAAAAGTTGGAATCAACCGAGCGACTAATGATGAAGAAACCAGAATACGCCAAATTGTACGGGGATCAGGTAAAGGAAATGGAAGAAATGCGATTTTCCAAAA GGTCAAATCTACTTAATCGGGACATCTTTGGGCTCCTCATACGATTCAGAGAGAACCCTGTTGGTTTGTGTGGTGACATAACAAAGATGTACCACATGATCGCCATACCACCACTTGACCAACACGTGCACAGATTTATATGGAGAGATTACGAGACGGAGCGAGAACCGGATGTCTACGTCAAGACTGTTCTCACGTTTAGAGACCGTCCGGCACCAACCATGGCAATAACGGCGATGCGAAAAACGGCAGAGATGAGTAAAGAAAGCAACCCAAAAGCAGCTGAAACAATTGCAAAGAATGCGTACGTCGACGACATTTGTGACTCAGTCCAAAACGTGGGGGAAGGCAAAGCATAG
- the LOC136907833 gene encoding uncharacterized protein: MLSGEPRRKRRVLSTDAVESLRLKNSRSGYLSKVTQLFRSIEELQQDTRNVDEVSEKILALEEAFGRFQRAHCEYVATLRDDPEEWDEEARYFREHCRRRVEFEQSVKQWIDSAAPVAKTQEVLDIAPEDSISAASSRRSQASSNLSIRALKTKQAMAHLKMQQLEKNHRLLRQEEEIKLQRQILDAQYEIEQADLRVELFETEENTGLTQPRFVSNLLDRMALTIKQGFALPKPELPTFDGNPLEYWNFIKSFETNIERNATSESEKLMYLLQYTSGDARKTIKCCLVMDQSVGYQNAKKLLKERFGHPFVIASKYVAKLTEGPPLKLKPTDRSGLLTFADQLKDCEHTLRSIGYLDEVNSADNLRRIVQKLPFHLRAKFIEVADGIQQSGQRTNIGHIADFVKVKARAANNPVFGSIIDVIRDRAEHSAHRTSSKTGPSPFKRVTTLSTQVTSDREGGQRRAGCPACDGPHSLLRCQIFEKKTFEERLQIMRKAHLCHNCFKYGHIAVGCLAKSACQIPGCTRRHHTLLHPPGQQQSLVSSAHAPVAEKPVDISSPISSGQTHIASTNEGKVCLRVVLVKVRSRDSDKTVVTYALLDNGSDVSLCDNDLAVKLGVQGKLKTFYLTTQEKEDSPKVGREISLTINHIRILSIGLELASNGG; the protein is encoded by the exons ATGTTGTCCGGTGAACCTAGGCGTAAAAGAAGAGTGCTTTCTACGGACGCCGTTGAAAGCCTTCGCCTCAAGAACTCAAGGTCGGGATATTTGTCAAAAGTTACCCAGTTATTTCGGAGCATTGAAGAATTGCAACAAGACACAAGAAATGTTGACGAAGTGTCTGAGAAAATATTGGCGCTCGAAGAAGCATTCGGTCGCTTTCAAAGAGCTCATTGTGAGTATGTGGCGACTTTAAGAGATGATCCTGAAGAGTGGGATGAAGAAGCACGTTACTTTCGCGAACACTGCCGACGAAGGGTAGAGTTTGAACAAAGTGTTAAACAATGGATTGACAGCGCCGCGCCCGTAGCTAAAACCCAAGAAGTGTTGGACATCGCCCCTGAGGACTCGATTAGTGCCGCTAGTTCGCGTCGAAGTCAAGCGagttcaaatttgtcaattAGGGCGTTGAAAACTAAACAAGCAATGGCGCATTTGAAGATGCAGCAACTGGAGAAAAACCATAGATTATTACgccaagaagaagaaataaagttACAGAGACAAATTTTAGACGCGCAGTATGAAATTGAACAAGCCGATCTGCGAGTTGAGCTGTTTGAAACGGAAGAGAATACTGGTTTAACCCAGCCGAGATTTGTTTCCA ATTTACTAGACCGTATGGCTTTAACAATAAAGCAAGGCTTTGCATTGCCGAAACCAGAGCTGCCAACCTTCGATGGCAATCCTCTCGAGTATTGGAATTTTATAAAATCATTTGAAACTAACATCGAGCGAAATGCAACGAgtgaaagtgaaaaattgatGTATCTTCTCCAATACACATCGGGCGATGCAAGAAAAACCATCAAGTGCTGTTTAGTCATGGACCAGTCAGTTGGGTATCAAAACGCAAAGAAGTTATTGAAAGAACGGTTCGGTCACCCGTTTGTAATCGCTTCGAAGTATGTAGCAAAGTTGACTGAAGGACCTCCCTTAAAGCTTAAGCCAACAGATCGTTCCGGATTATTAACCTTTGCAGACCAGTTAAAGGATTGTGAACATACGCTGAGGTCAATTGGGTATTTGGACGAAGTCAATAGTGCCGACAACCTGAGACGAATTGTACAGAAATTGCCTTTTCACCTTCGAGCTAAGTTCATAGAAGTAGCAGATGGTATTCAACAATCTGGCCAAAGAACGAATATCGGCCACATAGCGGATTTCGTTAAAGTTAAAGCCCGAGCCGCAAACAACCCTGTGTTTGGAAGTATAATTGATGTCATACGTGACCGAGCTGAACATTCAGCGCACAGAACAAGTTCAAAGACTGGGCCTTCGCCGTTTAAGCGTGTTACCACTCTTAGCACCCAGGTGACCAGTGACAGAGAAGGTGGTCAAAGACGTGCAGGCTGCCCAGCATGTGACGGACCTCACTCCCTACTGAGATGCCAGATCTTCGAAAAGAAAACCTTCGAAGAACGATTACAAATCATGCGCAAAGCCCACCTGTGTCATAATTGCTTCAAGTATGGCCACATCGCTGTTGGGTGTTTAGCTAAAAGTGCCTGCCAAATACCAGGATGCACAAGAAGGCATCATACGCTGCTTCACCCTCCAGGTCAACAGCAGTCCTTGGTCAGCAGCGCTCACGCCCCGGTTGCCGAAAAACCAGTTGACATTTCCTCGCCTATTTCTAGCGGGCAAACTCATATTGCCTCTACCAATGAAGGGAAAGTCTGTTTGAGAGTTGTTCTAGTGAAGGTACGAAGTCGAGACTCTGACAAAACGGTGGTGACCTACGCCCTTCTGGATAATGGTTCGGATGTATCGCTTTGCGACAACGACCTAGCTGTGAAACTTGGAGTGCAAGGAAAGCTgaaaacgttttatttaactacacaagaaaaagaagacagtCCTAAAGTTGGACGAGAAATCAGCCTGACAATaaaccatattcgtattctcagtattggactggaactagcttccaatggaggctaa